The Rhodamnia argentea isolate NSW1041297 chromosome 7, ASM2092103v1, whole genome shotgun sequence genome contains the following window.
ATTAATGGACAAGAGGCATCACAAAAATCATGAGATGGTTTACCATACTTTCTATTGGGCTCCTTTTTAATACACTCTCACGTGATAACTAGTATCTCGGCATACACCTTTCTGTTCTTCATGAAGCATTCTGATTATACGCTCGATATGACTTGACTCTGACTTTGACCCTAGGTTTATTGTTATTGTGTAATCGAACAACATAACGGCCACAAGCACTCCCATGATCACTTGCATCACGGACATATTTCTCCTGTGGGTTCCTGGAATCACCGGTTGAGATTTttaaattcataaattttcatttattaaatTCGAGAAAATTGCTATGtatgaggagaaaaaaaagataaaaatggagAATAAGCATCGGTTCATTGTTATTGTTGCTCACCCACCAATAGGATCTTGAATCGAAAGTGATTTTTGTTGTTCTATtgaaggaaaatcatttttatagGAGTAGAGCGATGATATTAAATGCACGTATTTATTGAAGAGTTATTAGCTCTTCTTTTAACTATCCTACATAATATCAGCTTTTAATTCACACCGTTCAGTCCAACTGATTTAATGTTTATACTTGTCTAATGTATGTAGCTATTAAGGGCAACGAAGCCCTCGCCAACCACAGTAGGATAAAcaaagaaacgaaaataaaaaaataataaaataataaaaaattgttcactttagTACAGGCCATACCACATTAGATGTTTGGCTTCCATGTTAGTAATTTCTAAgaaaaattagtcggatggacttaattggcaaagcGTGAATAGATATAttactcaattggcaaacttaGAAGATTCGGGATTGAGtagacaaaagtgcaataggtttaggattttttgaaaaaatttcccaCCATTCAATATTCTAACAATTGAATGTCCAAGTGCTCGGGCCATTGGTTAAACTTAATCAAATATTCTTTGTATAAAATCTTAACTAATTGACAACTGTCGAGTGTTCAAATAAAATAATGCTTTCACATATTCATATCTTGGAACATATAATGATGTATTTCTTCTTTCACTTGTGCTGCAGCTGTTGCTTTTACCCCTAGACTACAGTTGTGAGTAGagttgaactttaaatttgtttctgAACAACCATTTCGTAATTGTGCATTTATTGTTGGGATTCATCAAATATATTTGTTTAACCTTTTGTTTCCCTCACTCTTGCTTTGGTGCTAATTAACTCTTGTCTAAGGTCCCTACCGAGCATATGAACCTATAAGCGCTAAGAACACCTTATAGAACCTTGATCTTCCTAAGTGAGATGCTTCCAAGGATTGCCAATGTATGTTTACATTGTCTTTGTGCATGTGATTTTATTGGTGTGAATACAAGCCAACTATGGGACTTTATAGGATTGGAAAGTTGAAATTCAGAGAAGCAATACAGCATCATAGGTCAAGAAATTTGCGAAAGAATTGTATTGAACATGAGACAACCAAGAGAGTTGCATGCAATGGAAAGAAGAGctttaagaagaagaaggaaagtggggctgcaagagaaaaaataaaaaaataataacaaagcattgatcaaataaaataaggagatcatttttttttcagaattgtAACAAGAGTGGTGGGCCATACAAGGGATATGGCTAAAACATTAGGATAAGGAGCATCAAAgccaaagaaagaatgaaaaaggcCCCACCCTGTAGAAATTATTGTTCACTATAAATAAATCTTTGGGATCAAGATAATGCAGCTCTAGTCTCTTTAACTTATGGTTTGTTAATGGTTGTTTTCAAGCATTGAATTTCTTCTTGAAAACTCTCTCACGCAGCTTCTGCTTTGCTAGGAGACCAATTAAGAAATAGAGGGGAAGGAGAAAAAGTGAGGGTTTAATAATGTGCAAATATAGGAAGAAGCAATTGACAAGAGGACAAGAACTTGGACCAACTCGTCATCCGCCATTCGATTAGAGAGGGACTCCCATAAATCCTCCCTCTCTATGCCCATACACAACTAGCATTCATTACCCACGTTCCATATCCCTCACAATTTTAGCAAGATCTGTAGCACCTTACGTACCTAGACCTTGATGTGCAATCATCCTAACTTTGAACCTGAAATAGAATGGGGACCGCATAGATGATCACGCCGATTAATGGACAAGACCATAAGGGACGTCATATTCGCACATGATGAACCCTAACGCTGTTTAATGGCTCATAGACTAGGAAAAAGATGGACCCCTAATCAATGAATCAGAGTGTCAATGCCCTGAATTAGTGACTTCCTATAGTTGGTTAGCTATATTTTTCTGCGGCATCCTAGCTTTTCAACGCCAATCCACCAATATCAAACCCCAACCTCATGGAAATATAATTCAAATGTAAGCGCATATACATCATAAAGAAGCAAGGATGCCTATAAAATGGATGTTGCACTGACAGATCTAATCACACCATCTTTCCAGTCCAAAACCTCTCTAACCATGAACTCCACCATGCACGGTCTTCTTTCCCTTTCAGTCTTCGTCCTCATACTTTCGCCAACGGCGATAGCAGTTGATGAGGAGGCCTCGAGTGATCGGATCACAAAATTACCAGGCCAGCCGGAGTTGCACGTGGCCCAGTTCTCTGGCTACATCCCTATCAACAGGGAGGCCTCCCTCTTCTACTGGCTAGTAGAAGCTGCTGGCGACCACGAGAAGAAGCCACTCGTCCTGTGGCTGAATGGAGGACCTGGGTGCTCCTCTGTCGGTTACGGCGCGATGCAGGAGCTTGGCCCGTTCCGAGTCTCGCCCAGCGGCGAAACTCTGGTCACCAACCCGTATTCGTGGAACTGGGGTATTTAATTAAGCTGCGTTCACAAACATGAACTAAACTTACATATTCAAAATGCAcctaacattttctttttctccattgTTTTCACTCAAATTGCTGGTTTTCCCATGCAGAAGCCAACCTCTTGTTCTTGGACTCGCCCGCGGGAgttggtttttccttttcaacaGACAACTTCACTCGATACGGAGACCACTCCACTGGTGTGTacattaattttcttctttttccgctCCAAAGTTTTGCCAGTCTTTTTGCCCACCAAAATATAAGAAACTGAATTTTTTCCTTGTCTACTGTGAATGAAATTCTAGCCCATGAATCTTATACATTCCTGAAAAGCTGGTTCAAGAGGTTCCCAGGTTATAAAGGCCGAGCCTTCTACATCGCTGGACAAAGCTATGCTGGTATGGATCATTCGATCCTCGTCTTTCCAAAGCCCAGATCGAGTTTTTAAACTCATGTTTTGATCTTTGATCTCAGGTCATTATATTCCGTCGTTAGCACAGGTCATTCTGAAGAAGAACTCTAGGAAAACAAATCCGGTGATCAATCTCAAAGGCCTTTTGGTAAGAGGGTAGAACTGTCTCATCTGTTAATTCATAACCAAGACATGAAAAGAAGGAGCAGATTAGTACTTAAAACAATTCCTTTTTCTGtaatatttttccaaaggaGTATGTTTAATGTTGACGGATGTATTTGTGGCCACTAGCCCCCAATAACTGTGCTTCTTAAAAACGTCCTTCAGATGGGTAACCCTAACTTGGACCGGGAGAGCGAACTGAAAGGCAGGGCTCTATACTACTGGAGTCACGGTCTTATCTCAGACGACACATACCAAGGGCTGTCGGGTGCACTGTGCAGCTCTCTGAAGACATACAGAATGGAGGCATGTAAGCCTTACTTCATCACACATTTGCTCGAGGAAGCCGGAAACGTGAATGCATTTGATGTACTTAGGACAGATTGCGAGAAGAACGAGGTAATGTTTCACTGTTTCCTCATGTGTGAAAACCTAACAAATGATTGATATTCGCTTTACTATGTTGAGTTTTCTAACACTGTGATTCATCCTGAACAGGTGTCTAAGTATTGCCTCGAAGGGATTACCTCCAAGTACATGAACAGGAAGGATGTGCAGCAAGCCTTCCATGCAATCCCCACCGCATGGACACTTTGCAGGTTCATTCCTTTTATCTTCCATTATGTCCTTTTCATTTTCGATCATTTTAAGCTTTGAGTAGCCACTCAAGATTATTGAACTATTTCTTCTGCCTTGCAGTAAACCTATACAACACAATTACAGCCTTCCTGCTAAAGACCAGTCGATGTTGCCCACTCTGAAGCTACTCATTCAATCGGGCTTGCAAATTTGGATTTACAGGTAAGTAATTAATGGGATTATCAAATCAAGGGGAAATGGATTAAAAATTGCGCTAAATCGTACGATGAAAATCAAGTTGCGAGAAATTTAGTAATGTCCGAGTGTTTGTTCAATACTACTTTTTCTGAAGTGTGATGTCCTGAATCCTTGTTATAGTAATGGAATCGAAATGATTTCATCGGAAGATCTTTTCAATTGGCTATAATCCGTTACTTGAATGAAACTAGATCTTGTAGATtcatattgaatatttgacaacaaattccaaaaaaaaactgATCATTGCTTAGCAACGACATATTGTTGAACCAAATCCAATTCTCTCTCGATATGTTCCTTAAAAAATCCGATTCGGGTGGATTCTTCTACCCAGCTAATGAAGAGATCTTGGCAAAATTGCCATGAAATAGCCCACTTTGTTTCTCGAATGGCTGAGTcgtttccttctcttctctgtGACTTATGAAGTAGCTGGAGCCCTCTAGGGAAGTTGTGCTTTATGGCTTTGTTCCTATTTAAGGCAGTGAATTATCTGGAAGCCTAGCAGGgagtcagaaaaaaaaaaaatgaaaatcatgttTTCCTGCGCAATGTTTTTGCAGTTAAAGCGGTGATTTATTCGACTTGAACatctttttctctgtttcttttttaatcagtGGAGATTCCGATTCAGCAATTCCCTTCATAGCAACTCAGACCGCTATATCCAAGCTGCATCTTAAGAGGAATGCAAAATGGTATCCTTGGGGCCATAATAACAAGGTAATTTATTCATTGCTTTAATGTTCTCACGTATTAATAAATCGggttgaattgattttttttctccttcgcTTATGGTCAGTGTTGACATCAATGTCAGATTAGCGGCTGGTCCGAGATATATGAAGGGATGACCTTCGCGACAATTAGAGGCTGCGGTCATGATGTCCCGATGTACACGCCTGCTCAAGCGCTTTGCTTGTTTGAGCATTTTTTAGCTAATAAGCAATTGCCCAAGTATATTATGTGAAGTGAAGTTTGATGCCTCAGTGGGATTATGTTAAAGTACCAATCCGATTGCTACTATGGAACAATATGCTGTATGAAGTAATATGCTGTATAGAACATGATGTTGGGTTGTCAGATCCTTAACTGGCAATAGACTACAATGCAAATAATCTTTACTAGATGTGACCGTTTTCCCATCTTGATCACACCGAATGATAATATTCATATTGTCGTTATTGGAATCCATTCCATGGCAATTCAAGCTGCCAATGATTGTTTGGATGACAGCTACTAAATGAAAATGCTTGGGCTTGGGATTTAGTTAATTACGCTATTATCAAATATTGGGAAGGAAAAAACATTTGGAAACAAAGGAGAACTTGATCTGACTTATTTTAGATCTTATACgtatgaaagaaaaaaggatgcTGCATAAAATTCTGTGAAATATCGGGTCGGGTCTCCTTCTTATGCAGCCAATGTGTATGGAATTGGGTATAGTGAATGGTTCAGTTCGATTCGGATTTATAaccaatatgatccttgaatttttggaacatgttcaactttgTCTTTGAATTATAGGAAGATGGTCAATATAGCCCTTTcgttaattcaagtttagataCGACATCGGACATTTTCTTATAGGTTAGAAACTAAGTTGAACATAATTTCGGGGACCCTTTCggacaaattgaaagttcatagagcacattgggctaaagttcagggatcacactgcacattgagccaaagtttatggatcatttctatcatttttctttattttttactgCGTTGGTCCTTTTTTATACATGAATATTTTGTTTTATCtcgatattatttttttaatgacgaGAGTACCCACATGTATAGGCAAACTTGCGTCTATGAAATATATCTCTATGCTCATGGATCACGTAAACCTTGGGAGATAACTCAAACATGGAGTTTGGTCACACTTCATTAGTAATTGAAATCAAATGGCGTATGCACCTAAATACAAAACAATGCCATCACATCGAATTAGCAACGGAagagcaaataaaagaaagtgcGCACATGGAGAAAATATATAACCGGATGAAATTATTACGTGTGTAGTAGATGGAACTGAGCTACAAGAATCTCCAAAGTTGTGAGCCCtcaaatttctttaatttacaTAAGAAACCACGATTCTGGATCGTACCAATATGCAGCGCAAAAGGCATTACAATAGTCATAACATAGCTTATCATGCTTTCTACGTTGCTTCTTTTTGTTCCCACATTTATTTATGTCATAGCATAAATCTCGGCACTCACATATCCGTTTCTCATAAAATTCCTTGAGTTCAAGGTCATTacgatttgaatttggagttaTCGCCATCGTGAACTCGAACAGCATGATTGCCATGAGAAGTCCCATAATCACCTGCTTCGTGTTCATATTGTAATTCTTACTGTGGGTTACCTGCATTCACAAGCtaagattttttaaaatcatagtTTTTGGTCGAATGAGTACGAGAAAGTTGCTGCAATTAGAAAAGAATTAAGAGCCCTGAGGGTCAAGAATAGAGAATAGAGTAGTCATTGATCCATTGCCGTTGTGGCTCACCCACCTATACAATCTTGACCGCAAAGGTGAGATTTCATTATTCTATTCGAAACAAACATTTGTATAGGAGTAGAGCGATGAAAGTTTAACGTATGTATTTATTGAGGAGttattgaattttcttttaaccGTCCTACATATTATCAGTTTTCAATTCGCACCGCACAATATTCTCACGATTGAATGTGTGACGCCCTCGTGCCATTAGGTAAGCCTCACTAAATATCTTGCGCATCCAATTTTCACTATTCGAACTTACtcgtaatttttttagaatatttttatgcgttttttctattttatgccTCGTTTCACTTAGTACGGGCTCAGCGGCACGCGTGAGgtctaggcgagggccacccGGCAACTCTTCGCCGGACTCGCTAGaaatacaaagaaaacaaaaaaagataaagataaaagataaaaattcgaattttctttcaaaaaataaaaatgttgtcCACATCAATACCGTTCATCTTATGCGGCACCACCGGTGTCCAAGTCATCGATTTTCGGTTCATATTAGGAGTGAGCAAGTCGGACCGATTGAACTGGGAATCGCTCGGACCAGACCGGATAGATGGCCAGGTTCCCAATTCTAGAAGGCGGCGGTTCGGTTCCCTGTTCCAAAGGTACAAGATCGGACCGGACTGCCCAGACCAGACCGAAagatttcatttattatttaatttcttaaatgtaacCCCAAGAAGAAATATTAATTTTCCTACCTCTGCTTCACCGCGTCTGCTCAGTTCCTCGAGTGTTCTCTGATGGAGTAATGATCTGCACCATCTTCGCTGCCCCTCATAAAGTAATGATCTCCTCATACCTCGacattgaagaagaaggagaagatggagGCAAGTTATCAACTCCACCATCGTCGTCTTCATCAACACAACCCATTGAACTCTCgacaagaagaacaagaacaactcCAAAGCACCCTCCCTTTTCGATGCCCTTTACTGCTCGGAGGAACATTGAAGAGGAGAGGACGAAGAAGAGGAACTAGTAAGTGATGGGATTTTGTCGGAAGGTAGAGATCACATATTGTTGAGCTCTGGAATCATGCTCGATCAGGATTTGCTTTGGGAAGATGAGTGGTTCTATATGACTGCCTGGGAACCGAACCAGACCTACAGTCCGATCCCCGATTTCGGACATTGGGAACCAGTCCCTCTAGTCCTATTCCCGGTTCTtaattgggaccggaccggatcgagAACTGATCAACCCTAGTTCATATTAGTCGGATGGAGTCAATTAACGTCAAAATGTTTgggattcaattaaaaaaattaaagtgtaagactaaaaaggaaaaagtgtaataattttaagatttttttaataatttttcctccTAAGCTCATACCCTAAGATCTATTATGCAGCAAATCACATTAAGTACAGCAATGAATGTTCCTTTACCTCTTCCTCGTCAATATGCCTGCTCTAGCAAACCTTCCACGTGGAGGGTCAGCTGAACACAACAGTTGTGGATCATTTGTAGCTTTTCATTACAATGACCCCCAAAAAAGTTGCCCCTAGGCAAGGACCACCCAGCGacccttcatttctttttttctactgCGAGATGGAAAAAAGTTTTC
Protein-coding sequences here:
- the LOC115734719 gene encoding serine carboxypeptidase-like 28 — translated: MNSTMHGLLSLSVFVLILSPTAIAVDEEASSDRITKLPGQPELHVAQFSGYIPINREASLFYWLVEAAGDHEKKPLVLWLNGGPGCSSVGYGAMQELGPFRVSPSGETLVTNPYSWNWEANLLFLDSPAGVGFSFSTDNFTRYGDHSTAHESYTFLKSWFKRFPGYKGRAFYIAGQSYAGHYIPSLAQVILKKNSRKTNPVINLKGLLMGNPNLDRESELKGRALYYWSHGLISDDTYQGLSGALCSSLKTYRMEACKPYFITHLLEEAGNVNAFDVLRTDCEKNEVSKYCLEGITSKYMNRKDVQQAFHAIPTAWTLCSKPIQHNYSLPAKDQSMLPTLKLLIQSGLQIWIYSGDSDSAIPFIATQTAISKLHLKRNAKWYPWGHNNKISGWSEIYEGMTFATIRGCGHDVPMYTPAQALCLFEHFLANKQLPKYIM